A genomic region of Fluviispira vulneris contains the following coding sequences:
- a CDS encoding nucleotide exchange factor GrpE — MFLKNIIKKSSDEAMGETNSPEINEKSNNSDNQSPEVQGASTAQNDEAAKIASLEAECAAVQAKLAETHDRMLRIAADAENMRKRMEREKADTRIYSIQEFAKDLLPVIDAFDKAMSAIELTQINFETEEGKKVAGIVEGVQLVSKVFQDAVKKHGIERLPGKDAPFNPTYHNAIAKVVDASLTQETVIDEFMAGYKIGERILRTAMVRVGAPD; from the coding sequence ATGTTTTTGAAAAATATTATAAAAAAGTCATCAGATGAAGCAATGGGTGAAACAAACTCTCCTGAAATTAATGAGAAATCTAACAATTCTGATAACCAAAGTCCTGAAGTTCAAGGCGCATCAACTGCACAAAATGATGAAGCAGCGAAAATTGCTTCTCTAGAAGCTGAATGTGCAGCGGTTCAAGCAAAACTTGCAGAAACCCACGACCGTATGCTGCGTATAGCTGCTGATGCTGAAAATATGCGGAAAAGAATGGAACGAGAAAAAGCAGATACACGTATTTATTCCATCCAAGAATTTGCCAAAGATCTTCTCCCTGTCATTGATGCCTTCGATAAGGCAATGTCTGCTATTGAACTTACCCAAATTAACTTTGAAACTGAAGAAGGTAAAAAAGTAGCGGGGATTGTGGAAGGGGTTCAGTTAGTTTCTAAAGTGTTTCAAGATGCTGTGAAAAAGCATGGCATTGAAAGACTGCCTGGTAAAGATGCTCCTTTTAACCCGACTTATCACAATGCCATTGCAAAAGTCGTGGACGCGTCACTCACACAGGAAACAGTAATCGATGAATTTATGGCTGGTTATAAAATCGGTGAAAGAATTCTTAGAACAGCTATGGTACGGGTTGGAGCGCCGGATTAA
- the serS gene encoding serine--tRNA ligase, giving the protein MLDPKFIRDNLEAIAIAAKNKRFEFDPNLFSELYDKRSKYIKETEELRSKRNEGSDAVKKAKSKDERESLVAQMRSLGPILEESEKNLREVEKEFERLLLTVPSIASEDTPIGASDADNVEIKKVGEIPRFEFKALDHITLGKNLGIIDFERGTQIAGSRSYFLTGLGAELERAVHSLALEVLKKRNYKQMSVPVLVRTSAMEGTGYLPGGAEQAYFVEKDDMWLVGTSEVPLASYHQNEMLEASQLPIKMCAWSTCFRREAGAAGKDTKGLYRVHQFQKIEQVIICEPNIEKSDILHAELLQNAEDILQLLELPYRVVQVCTGDLGQGQVKKNDVETWMPSRNSYGETHSCSSFYDFQARRLKIRTRDENGKAQICFTLNNTAVATPRLLIPLLENHQTPDGRIRIPKALRKFMDNAEYIG; this is encoded by the coding sequence ATGCTTGATCCAAAATTTATCCGAGATAACCTAGAAGCTATTGCAATTGCAGCAAAAAATAAGAGATTTGAATTTGATCCCAATCTCTTTTCTGAACTTTACGACAAACGCTCTAAATATATCAAAGAAACTGAAGAGCTCAGAAGCAAGCGCAATGAAGGCTCCGATGCAGTAAAAAAAGCGAAATCAAAAGATGAAAGAGAGTCTTTAGTCGCTCAAATGCGTTCGTTAGGTCCTATTCTCGAAGAATCTGAAAAAAACCTCCGTGAAGTCGAAAAAGAATTTGAAAGACTTTTACTCACTGTGCCAAGCATAGCTTCTGAAGACACACCGATTGGTGCAAGTGACGCCGACAATGTTGAAATCAAAAAGGTGGGCGAAATCCCAAGATTTGAGTTTAAAGCATTGGATCACATCACACTCGGCAAAAATCTTGGCATTATAGACTTTGAAAGAGGAACACAGATAGCAGGATCACGCAGTTATTTTCTAACCGGCTTAGGGGCAGAGCTTGAAAGAGCCGTGCATTCACTGGCTCTCGAAGTCTTAAAAAAACGCAATTATAAACAAATGAGTGTTCCAGTTCTCGTACGCACAAGTGCAATGGAAGGCACTGGATATCTACCAGGTGGAGCGGAGCAAGCTTATTTTGTCGAAAAAGATGATATGTGGCTTGTAGGAACTTCGGAAGTTCCACTGGCAAGTTACCATCAAAATGAAATGCTCGAGGCTTCTCAACTGCCTATAAAAATGTGTGCTTGGTCGACTTGCTTTCGCCGCGAAGCGGGCGCTGCTGGAAAAGATACAAAAGGTCTTTACCGTGTTCATCAATTTCAAAAAATTGAGCAAGTGATTATTTGCGAACCCAATATTGAAAAAAGTGATATTTTACATGCTGAGCTCTTACAAAATGCTGAAGACATTCTCCAATTATTAGAGCTTCCGTACAGAGTTGTTCAGGTATGCACAGGAGATTTAGGACAAGGCCAGGTTAAAAAGAATGATGTGGAAACCTGGATGCCAAGTAGAAATAGTTACGGAGAAACTCATAGTTGCTCAAGTTTTTATGATTTCCAAGCGCGCCGCTTAAAGATTCGCACCCGTGATGAAAACGGCAAAGCACAAATTTGTTTTACCTTGAACAATACAGCTGTGGCGACACCTCGTTTACTTATCCCTCTGCTCGAAAATCATCAAACTCCTGATGGACGAATTCGCATACCAAAAGCTCTCCGTAAATTTATGGATAATGCAGAATATATCGGTTAA
- a CDS encoding 4'-phosphopantetheinyl transferase family protein → MNIWETKINDAFQLNKDEVHIWRVNISESEQYLFKYEQILDEVEINKYKQYHQKIDGIRSVVGRALIRILSAKYLGIKTSQILFAYSKYHKPFLSENINIKNLKFNISHAGKWIALAFSLEHEVGVDIEEYKNDFDIDGSAKLVFSPKEYNTWKALPQIEKCASFFHVWSAKEAIIKALGLGFYYPPENLTVSIDPKKVCEVIEDKNSQYPVMDWALEQFFIDANYSAVFATKKKNFKIKYFDWKGSQINLTDPAKETF, encoded by the coding sequence ATGAATATTTGGGAAACTAAAATAAATGATGCATTTCAACTGAATAAAGATGAAGTGCATATTTGGCGAGTTAATATTTCTGAATCTGAACAATATTTATTTAAATATGAGCAGATATTAGATGAAGTTGAAATTAATAAATATAAACAATATCATCAAAAAATAGATGGTATTCGTTCTGTCGTTGGAAGAGCCTTAATAAGAATTTTATCTGCCAAATATTTAGGAATAAAAACTTCTCAAATCTTATTTGCATATTCTAAATACCATAAACCATTCTTGTCTGAGAATATAAATATAAAGAATTTAAAATTCAATATTTCCCATGCAGGCAAATGGATCGCTCTTGCTTTTAGTTTGGAGCATGAAGTTGGAGTCGATATTGAAGAATATAAGAACGATTTCGATATCGATGGTTCCGCAAAATTAGTTTTTTCACCTAAGGAATATAATACTTGGAAGGCTTTACCACAGATAGAAAAATGTGCTTCCTTTTTTCATGTGTGGAGTGCTAAAGAAGCTATTATAAAAGCATTGGGCTTAGGATTTTACTATCCACCCGAAAATTTAACTGTTTCTATAGATCCTAAAAAAGTCTGTGAAGTGATTGAAGACAAAAACTCTCAATATCCAGTTATGGATTGGGCATTGGAACAGTTTTTTATAGATGCGAATTATTCTGCTGTTTTTGCAACGAAAAAAAAGAATTTTAAGATAAAATATTTCGATTGGAAGGGATCACAAATTAATTTGACAGATCCTGCAAAGGAAACTTTTTAA
- a CDS encoding aminotransferase class V-fold PLP-dependent enzyme, with product MVTYGQNRIYFDCNATTPILEESCKAAICSMQRVYGNPSSTHMAGAEAKLILERSRQFASDVLNANPNEIFFTSGATEAIQIGVLSCLQSIADNPIYKELNNSKKILVASTEHKAVSSAVEHWSKVLKLNIPIVVLEVNTNGIIKYEHLAEHAKDTLLLCTMAVNNETGVIQDLKKIEGIIRKEKHHIYWLVDCVQALGKIDLDFKHISIDYASFSAHKIHAPKGIGFLYLREGAPRCPLIVGGGQEQGIRSGTENLPGIAALGVVLEMLSERKKGMTVQALRTENELESFRSMLVNALKKAFPTIEFNADFKDSVSTTLNFSIFGISSKELMNVFDAAGVSVSGGSACNSKSVSHSHVLTAMKLPEWKLASAIRLSFGFATKKEEILAGSEAILSAGKALRNTCLNLSCNIENNSYEIISPDDELHGVIQIDFQNANSWLLIDKYSKNCIIIDPTYESIERIINIIKCRDFNVCAVLDTHSHADHDSARKNILLALNLPDNAQEPLGWPLESNEFLNFPSQYWKIKRLKTPGHTLDSVSYLVYKISDQNEPIFAFVGDTILSGGLGRTDFGISGINQFYTTLQNLNLVLAEKTILCSAHDYSNNFATVWGVEKRNNQLLQKVLNPFRVMSFEEFSSEKKILDSQITSQSQHGQIVCGMIDSYEIKDAKLPILDHAKLLADNYFVIDIRERAESLLFKDWNFIGLEERPTNIPKSQIVNLIINLVHNEYEYCNKKIALVCSTGNRSLFIAKSLRRIGFESVWSLNGGFAFSRLKNDEQQ from the coding sequence ATGGTAACTTATGGGCAGAACCGTATTTATTTTGACTGCAATGCCACGACTCCAATTTTAGAAGAATCATGTAAAGCAGCTATTTGCTCTATGCAACGTGTTTATGGAAATCCAAGCAGTACGCATATGGCTGGAGCGGAAGCTAAGCTGATTCTTGAAAGGTCACGTCAATTTGCCAGCGATGTCTTAAATGCAAATCCAAACGAAATTTTTTTTACAAGCGGTGCGACTGAAGCTATTCAAATCGGAGTTCTTTCTTGTTTGCAAAGTATAGCTGACAATCCGATCTATAAAGAATTAAATAATTCTAAAAAAATTCTAGTAGCATCAACTGAACATAAAGCTGTTTCAAGTGCAGTAGAGCATTGGTCAAAAGTGCTTAAATTAAATATACCCATCGTCGTTTTAGAGGTAAACACGAATGGAATTATCAAGTATGAGCATCTTGCTGAGCATGCAAAAGATACCTTACTCCTCTGTACAATGGCTGTAAATAATGAAACAGGTGTTATTCAGGACTTAAAAAAAATTGAAGGCATAATAAGGAAGGAAAAACATCATATATATTGGCTTGTAGATTGTGTGCAAGCTCTTGGAAAAATCGATCTCGATTTTAAACATATTAGCATTGATTATGCTTCTTTTAGTGCGCACAAAATTCATGCACCAAAAGGAATTGGATTTTTATATTTGCGTGAAGGAGCTCCTCGCTGCCCACTGATTGTTGGAGGGGGACAGGAACAAGGAATTCGTTCGGGAACAGAAAATCTACCAGGTATAGCAGCCCTTGGTGTTGTGCTCGAAATGTTAAGTGAAAGAAAAAAAGGTATGACTGTTCAAGCATTAAGGACTGAAAATGAGCTTGAATCATTTAGATCAATGTTAGTGAATGCATTAAAAAAAGCTTTTCCAACAATTGAGTTTAATGCGGATTTTAAAGATTCAGTATCGACTACACTAAACTTTTCTATATTCGGAATATCATCTAAAGAACTGATGAATGTATTCGATGCGGCAGGTGTAAGTGTAAGTGGTGGTTCTGCATGCAATTCTAAGTCTGTGAGTCACAGTCACGTATTGACAGCAATGAAACTTCCAGAGTGGAAGTTAGCTTCAGCTATTAGACTTTCCTTTGGTTTTGCAACAAAAAAAGAAGAAATTTTAGCTGGCTCAGAGGCAATTTTGTCAGCAGGGAAGGCATTGAGAAATACTTGTTTAAATTTATCATGCAATATAGAAAATAATTCTTACGAAATTATCTCTCCTGATGACGAATTACATGGTGTCATTCAAATAGATTTTCAAAATGCGAACTCCTGGCTTTTAATTGATAAATATTCAAAAAATTGTATTATTATCGATCCTACTTATGAAAGTATTGAAAGAATTATTAATATAATTAAATGTCGAGATTTTAATGTATGTGCCGTTTTAGACACACATTCTCATGCAGATCATGATTCAGCGCGGAAAAATATTCTGCTAGCTTTAAATTTACCTGATAATGCGCAAGAGCCTCTTGGGTGGCCATTGGAAAGCAATGAATTTTTAAATTTTCCATCTCAATATTGGAAAATAAAAAGGTTAAAAACCCCAGGGCATACGCTTGATAGTGTAAGTTATCTCGTTTACAAAATATCAGATCAGAATGAGCCAATTTTTGCTTTTGTTGGTGACACAATTTTAAGTGGTGGTTTGGGACGAACAGATTTTGGTATCAGCGGGATTAATCAATTTTACACGACATTGCAAAATCTGAATTTAGTACTCGCAGAAAAAACTATACTCTGTTCGGCTCATGATTATAGCAATAACTTTGCTACCGTTTGGGGAGTCGAAAAGAGGAATAATCAACTCTTACAAAAAGTATTGAATCCTTTTAGAGTCATGTCATTTGAGGAATTTTCTAGTGAAAAGAAAATACTTGATTCACAAATTACTTCGCAAAGTCAACATGGACAAATTGTTTGTGGAATGATAGATTCCTATGAAATTAAGGATGCAAAATTACCAATTTTAGACCATGCAAAATTGTTAGCAGATAACTACTTTGTGATAGACATTCGTGAACGAGCCGAGTCTTTGCTTTTTAAAGATTGGAATTTTATAGGTTTGGAAGAGAGACCAACAAATATTCCAAAAAGCCAAATTGTAAATTTAATTATTAATCTTGTTCATAATGAATATGAATATTGTAATAAAAAAATAGCGTTAGTTTGCTCGACTGGCAATAGATCTTTATTTATTGCAAAAAGCCTAAGAAGAATAGGATTTGAGTCCGTATGGAGTTTGAATGGTGGTTTTGCTTTTTCTCGACTCAAAAATGATGAACAACAATAA
- a CDS encoding APC family permease, translating to MKKITLINLLFFSLGSIIGSGWLYGAYYTAKLAGNAAIISWIIGGLMMSIVALSYAEVILNKRFNNLSDAAAHSLTKNGCTLVSILTWIWTALIPPIEVQATVQYASNYFNWIRKSDVQNFELSNAGLMLSFFLLFIMFSINIFASNTVGRFNKLITIIKVIIPISVAFIFFYVIYNNPMNAFNNLSIGLFSEGISGMLVAISTGGIAFSFIGFQTAIFLAKETDNPQKNIPIAVFGSIFIAIVVYLLIQIGFNLSIPSENLSNGWSQLNFAGDSGPIAGLLAMFGFLFMSYFLYFDAVISPFGTGLGYKVAASRVLSNLSEAKIFPTIFAQKNRYGSPYYANIINFIIGVVFLSVVSGWQSMIAILCGLIILTMSYVPIYVLYARINNFMETSFKVKYFKTISFLSFYFCNLMLVWCEWAQIKSVFIIFAVIFLSINIINKFKNNFTFNPIFHIILPLHAISIATITYLKIFQPSFYFEIISILIISLTLLVLIYKLYSKTISLNKKTEDKKMAS from the coding sequence ATGAAGAAAATAACTCTTATAAATCTTCTATTTTTTTCATTAGGATCCATAATTGGATCTGGATGGCTTTACGGAGCTTATTACACAGCTAAGCTCGCAGGAAATGCTGCAATCATTTCTTGGATAATTGGGGGCCTTATGATGTCTATAGTGGCTCTGAGCTATGCAGAAGTTATCTTAAATAAAAGATTTAACAATCTTTCAGATGCCGCGGCTCATAGCTTAACTAAAAATGGATGCACACTTGTTAGCATTTTAACTTGGATTTGGACCGCTTTGATTCCTCCAATTGAAGTTCAAGCTACTGTTCAATATGCTTCAAATTATTTTAATTGGATCCGAAAGAGCGATGTACAGAATTTTGAGCTTTCAAATGCTGGTTTAATGCTTTCATTTTTTCTTCTTTTTATTATGTTTTCTATTAATATATTTGCCTCAAATACGGTTGGGCGTTTTAATAAGCTCATTACAATTATTAAAGTCATTATTCCAATTTCAGTGGCATTTATTTTCTTCTACGTAATATATAATAACCCCATGAATGCATTTAACAATTTATCTATTGGTCTTTTCAGTGAAGGGATTTCAGGAATGCTCGTTGCTATCTCTACAGGTGGTATTGCATTTTCATTCATAGGTTTTCAAACTGCTATTTTCCTAGCAAAGGAAACAGATAATCCCCAAAAAAATATTCCCATAGCTGTATTTGGCTCAATTTTCATTGCAATTGTTGTTTATCTGTTGATACAAATTGGTTTTAATCTCTCTATTCCAAGCGAAAATCTTTCTAATGGGTGGTCACAATTAAATTTTGCAGGTGATTCAGGTCCTATAGCAGGACTTTTAGCCATGTTTGGTTTCTTATTTATGAGCTATTTTCTTTATTTTGATGCAGTCATCTCGCCATTTGGCACTGGACTTGGTTATAAAGTTGCAGCCTCTCGAGTGCTCAGTAATCTTTCTGAAGCAAAAATATTTCCAACAATTTTTGCACAAAAAAATCGCTATGGTTCACCTTACTATGCAAATATAATTAACTTTATAATAGGGGTCGTATTTTTAAGCGTCGTTTCCGGCTGGCAAAGTATGATAGCAATTCTCTGTGGGCTTATTATTTTAACTATGTCCTATGTCCCTATATATGTTTTATATGCACGTATAAATAATTTTATGGAAACGAGTTTTAAAGTAAAATATTTTAAAACCATATCTTTTTTAAGTTTCTATTTTTGCAATTTAATGCTAGTTTGGTGTGAATGGGCACAAATAAAATCTGTTTTTATAATTTTTGCAGTAATTTTCTTATCAATTAACATTATCAATAAATTTAAAAATAATTTCACTTTCAATCCTATCTTCCATATTATTCTTCCGCTTCATGCCATTTCAATCGCAACTATTACTTACTTAAAAATATTCCAACCCTCATTTTATTTTGAAATCATTAGCATTCTCATTATTTCTTTAACTTTATTGGTTTTAATTTATAAATTATACAGCAAAACAATCTCACTAAATAAAAAGACTGAAGATAAAAAAATGGCGTCATAA
- the msrA gene encoding peptide-methionine (S)-S-oxide reductase MsrA produces MIRILLIFLLLFPSIAFTLDSNKSSKTVTTNKSTEIAIVAGGCFWCVQSDFDKLDGVKETIVGYDGGFDKSITYEKVSSGKTPFVESIKIIYDPNKLSYSQLLDFFWVHIDPTNIDGQFCDRGKQYRTVIFYLNESQKKIAIASKEKIQKKFKGVYTEIVPSTHFVNAEEYHQKYYLKNPIQYTNYRNTCRRDARVKELWDAK; encoded by the coding sequence ATGATTAGAATCCTTTTAATATTTTTGTTACTATTTCCTAGTATTGCTTTCACTCTTGATTCTAACAAGAGCTCAAAGACAGTAACAACAAATAAAAGCACCGAAATAGCTATTGTCGCTGGTGGATGTTTTTGGTGTGTTCAGTCTGATTTTGATAAACTCGATGGTGTAAAAGAAACAATTGTTGGCTATGATGGTGGCTTCGACAAATCTATTACTTATGAAAAAGTATCCTCTGGCAAAACCCCATTTGTTGAATCTATTAAAATCATTTATGATCCTAATAAGCTAAGTTATTCTCAGTTACTTGATTTTTTTTGGGTGCATATTGATCCAACAAATATTGACGGACAATTTTGTGATAGAGGAAAGCAATATAGAACTGTTATTTTCTATTTAAATGAATCACAGAAGAAAATAGCAATTGCTTCTAAAGAAAAAATTCAAAAAAAATTTAAAGGAGTTTATACAGAAATAGTTCCTTCTACTCATTTTGTAAATGCAGAAGAATATCATCAAAAGTATTACTTAAAAAATCCAATTCAATACACAAACTATCGTAACACATGCCGCAGAGATGCGCGTGTGAAGGAGCTATGGGATGCTAAATAA
- the msrB gene encoding peptide-methionine (R)-S-oxide reductase MsrB, producing MADNKEKNTELSTQEDSKYSKFDKDSALEKLTPMQKKVTQHEGTEPAFNNEYWKNEEPGIYVDLVSGEPLFSSTDKYDSKTGWPSFTKPIDNKFIMTKTDNKLSSEERTEVRSKYGDSHLGHVFDDGPGPTHKRYCMNSASLRFIPLKDMERLGYGKYLYLFKKNK from the coding sequence ATGGCAGATAATAAAGAAAAAAATACTGAATTATCAACTCAAGAAGATTCAAAATATTCTAAATTTGACAAAGATTCTGCTTTGGAAAAACTCACACCAATGCAAAAAAAAGTCACACAACATGAAGGCACTGAACCTGCATTTAATAATGAATACTGGAAAAATGAAGAACCTGGTATTTATGTTGATCTTGTCTCAGGTGAACCTTTATTTAGCTCCACAGATAAATACGATTCTAAAACAGGTTGGCCAAGTTTTACAAAACCAATTGATAATAAATTTATAATGACAAAAACAGACAATAAACTGAGCAGTGAAGAACGCACTGAAGTACGTTCAAAATACGGAGACTCCCATCTAGGACATGTTTTTGATGATGGCCCCGGACCGACTCACAAACGTTATTGTATGAATTCTGCTTCTTTGCGATTTATTCCTCTCAAAGACATGGAAAGGCTTGGATATGGAAAATATTTATATCTTTTTAAAAAGAATAAATAA
- a CDS encoding TM2 domain-containing protein gives MSSQIKASDEKYCSDCGKIIKVKAEICPGCGCRQSAVQLKNGRNRVSTALFALLLGGIGAHKFYLGKFGVGLLYILFCWTLIPGIISFIEGIRLICMSDNEFVNKYS, from the coding sequence ATGTCCTCACAAATAAAAGCCTCAGATGAAAAATATTGTTCAGATTGTGGCAAAATTATAAAAGTCAAAGCTGAAATTTGCCCTGGCTGTGGTTGCAGACAATCAGCAGTCCAACTTAAAAATGGAAGAAATAGGGTATCAACCGCATTATTTGCTTTGCTCTTAGGAGGTATTGGTGCGCATAAATTTTATTTAGGAAAATTTGGCGTAGGTCTCTTATATATTCTTTTTTGTTGGACTTTAATTCCAGGAATCATATCGTTTATTGAAGGAATCCGTTTAATCTGTATGTCAGACAATGAGTTCGTTAATAAATATTCATAA
- the groL gene encoding chaperonin GroEL (60 kDa chaperone family; promotes refolding of misfolded polypeptides especially under stressful conditions; forms two stacked rings of heptamers to form a barrel-shaped 14mer; ends can be capped by GroES; misfolded proteins enter the barrel where they are refolded when GroES binds) has protein sequence MSAKMINFGEDARKKILVGVNTLADAVKVTMGPRGRNVAIDKSFGSPNVTKDGVTVAKEIELEDKFENMGAQMVKEVASKTSDIAGDGTTTATVLAQAIYREGVKLVAAGHNPMDLKRGIDKAVSAVTAELKKASKAISSHNEIAQVGTISANSDQYIGDILAKAMEKVGKQGVIQIEEAKGMETTLDVVEGMQFDRGYLSNYFVNDAERMEVNYEDAYVLIFDKKLSSLKDLVPILEKIIRTGKPLLVIAEDVEGEALAALVLNRLRANLKIVAVKAPGFGDRRKAMLEDIAILTGATVISEELGMKLEATTIEQLGVAKRVRCDKDNTTIIDGQGAKADIEARVKQLNKQIVDSTSDYDREKLQERLAKLSGGVAVIRVGAATETEMKEKKARVEDALHATRAAVEEGIVPGGGVALIRAQKVLETLRANSNNDERFGIDIISRSCEEPLRQIVANGGYEPSVVVNKVRESTSANYGFNAKEERYEDMVAAGIIDPTKVTRSALQNAASVASLLLTTECMIAERPKDDKAAPAPGAGYPGMM, from the coding sequence ATGTCAGCTAAGATGATTAATTTTGGTGAAGATGCTCGTAAAAAAATTCTTGTTGGTGTGAACACCCTTGCAGATGCTGTAAAAGTTACAATGGGGCCTAGAGGTCGTAACGTAGCAATTGATAAGTCCTTTGGTTCACCAAATGTAACAAAAGATGGTGTGACTGTTGCTAAAGAAATCGAACTTGAAGACAAGTTTGAAAACATGGGCGCACAAATGGTTAAGGAAGTTGCTTCAAAGACTTCTGATATCGCAGGAGATGGGACAACAACCGCAACTGTTCTTGCTCAGGCTATTTATCGCGAAGGCGTTAAACTCGTTGCTGCAGGTCACAATCCAATGGACTTAAAGCGCGGGATTGATAAGGCTGTGAGCGCTGTCACTGCTGAACTTAAGAAAGCGAGCAAAGCAATTTCAAGTCACAATGAAATTGCACAAGTGGGGACAATCTCAGCGAACTCCGATCAATACATCGGTGATATTCTTGCAAAAGCTATGGAAAAAGTAGGCAAGCAAGGCGTTATTCAAATCGAAGAAGCAAAAGGTATGGAAACAACGCTTGACGTTGTTGAAGGTATGCAGTTCGATCGCGGATATTTATCCAATTACTTTGTAAATGACGCTGAAAGAATGGAAGTGAATTACGAAGATGCGTATGTTCTTATTTTCGATAAAAAACTTTCTTCTTTAAAAGACCTTGTGCCAATTCTTGAAAAAATTATTCGCACCGGCAAGCCACTTCTTGTTATTGCTGAAGATGTTGAAGGCGAAGCTCTTGCAGCTCTTGTTCTTAACCGTCTCCGTGCAAATCTTAAAATTGTAGCAGTGAAGGCTCCTGGCTTTGGTGACCGTCGTAAAGCAATGCTCGAAGATATTGCAATTCTTACTGGTGCAACAGTTATTTCTGAAGAACTTGGAATGAAACTTGAAGCAACAACAATTGAACAACTTGGTGTTGCAAAACGTGTGCGTTGTGACAAAGACAACACAACTATTATTGATGGCCAAGGGGCAAAAGCAGATATTGAAGCGCGCGTTAAGCAACTCAACAAACAAATCGTCGACTCAACTTCTGATTACGACCGCGAAAAATTGCAAGAACGTCTTGCAAAACTTTCTGGTGGTGTAGCTGTTATCCGTGTTGGTGCTGCAACTGAAACAGAAATGAAAGAAAAGAAAGCACGCGTTGAAGACGCATTGCATGCAACCCGTGCTGCAGTTGAAGAAGGTATTGTTCCAGGGGGTGGAGTTGCTCTTATTCGTGCACAAAAAGTGCTCGAAACTCTTCGCGCAAACTCTAATAACGACGAGCGTTTTGGAATTGATATCATTTCACGTTCTTGCGAAGAACCACTTCGTCAAATCGTTGCAAATGGTGGATATGAACCATCTGTGGTTGTGAATAAGGTACGTGAAAGTACTTCAGCAAATTACGGATTTAATGCTAAAGAAGAGCGTTATGAAGACATGGTAGCAGCTGGTATTATCGACCCAACTAAGGTAACTCGTTCAGCATTGCAAAATGCAGCTTCTGTTGCTTCGCTTCTACTTACAACTGAGTGCATGATCGCTGAGCGTCCAAAAGATGACAAAGCAGCTCCTGCACCAGGTGCTGGTTACCCAGGCATGATGTAA
- the groES gene encoding co-chaperone GroES, with the protein MKIRPLSDRILVKRVAEETKTAGGILIPDNAKEKPVEATVVAVGNGKVLADGKVRAIDIKVGDRVLFSKYSGTEIKVEGEDHLILREDDVLGVIG; encoded by the coding sequence ATGAAGATTCGTCCACTTTCCGACCGTATTTTAGTGAAACGCGTGGCAGAAGAAACTAAGACAGCTGGAGGAATTCTGATTCCTGACAATGCTAAAGAAAAACCAGTTGAAGCAACTGTTGTTGCCGTTGGCAATGGAAAGGTGCTTGCTGATGGCAAAGTACGTGCCATCGATATTAAAGTCGGAGATCGTGTTCTTTTCAGCAAATACAGTGGTACTGAAATCAAAGTTGAAGGCGAAGATCATCTTATTCTTCGTGAAGACGACGTACTTGGCGTTATTGGTTAA
- a CDS encoding deoxycytidylate deaminase, giving the protein MSNTVTQLKEDRKSFPVIKINYDNRKPVVRPSWDDYFLDIAEAVSKRSHDGETQVGVVVIDENKRILATGYNGFPPGCDDKKLPNLRPDKYPFMVHAEINAIAASRQDLRNSALYCTYSPCRDCAKAIITAGVKRVVFKKAYKNEDYDFVMDFLKACDVEVRQVK; this is encoded by the coding sequence ATGAGTAATACTGTGACACAATTAAAAGAAGACAGAAAATCATTTCCAGTGATAAAAATTAATTACGACAATCGGAAGCCAGTTGTACGCCCAAGTTGGGATGATTACTTTTTAGACATAGCGGAAGCAGTTTCCAAGCGGAGTCATGATGGTGAAACCCAGGTCGGTGTTGTTGTTATTGATGAAAATAAAAGAATTTTAGCGACAGGATACAATGGGTTTCCCCCTGGCTGTGATGATAAAAAACTACCAAACTTACGCCCAGATAAATATCCTTTTATGGTTCATGCAGAAATCAATGCAATTGCAGCTTCGCGACAAGATCTTAGGAATTCTGCTTTATATTGTACCTACAGCCCCTGTCGAGACTGCGCAAAAGCTATCATCACAGCTGGTGTAAAAAGAGTTGTGTTCAAGAAGGCTTATAAGAATGAGGATTACGATTTTGTTATGGATTTTTTAAAAGCTTGTGACGTGGAAGTTCGCCAAGTTAAGTAA